The segment GTTCCCAATCATCTGTTTTTGGACCTGGATCATATTAACATAAATGGACGTCGCATTGACTGACGATCCTTCGTACGTGCCAGGAGCAAGCGCCCCCGTTCCGCCATCCTTTGGGAAATACATCATACAGGGTCCCGAATCCCCTGTTGGGACAAAAATTCCCGGTTGGCTTTCCCCTAATCCATTAATATTGTTAAACGTAGCCACGGGAATACGGCAATGTTTTACCTGGGTGTTGTTTGAAAAGGTTACGGTTCCATATCCATTTTCATCAAAATCAATCCTTTTAAAACTACCGGGCGAAGACCCATCCGCTGTGGCTGAATTGACGGAAAATTGGCTGCCCACAGACGCGATGCCGGTTGACGTTCCAACGGCCCCAAGCCCCAGAGCAATTGTGGAGTTTGCTGCGGGAGAGCCCGCCCCCCACTGGATTGCCAAGTTTGGGGGTGCTACAGCTGCTACTCCGCCGTTCTGAGTATTATACATGACGGGTTGGCCTTGGGCATTAAATTCCACACGCATTCCGGCCTGATAGGGTGCTGGCACGGTTGACCCCGCTGGCCCCTGAACGGACAATGTCCATGATTGAGTCGCTTGTGCGCTGTTGTATGCTGTAACGCTGGCATCGGTTCGCGTCCATGTGAATGTCAGGTTCTTTTTGGCACCCAAAGAGTCATACATGCTGACGGAATTTGTTTTTACCGTTCCAATTGGGGCGGCAATAATATCCGATGGCAATTGGAGCCCCATTGATATGTTAGCCGTGGCCGCCGGCGGACTGACGATGGTACCAACATTGAGTGGAACTAAATTGGTTGTTGAGCTGACGTCAGGGCTAAGGGGGTTGCCATTTTGATCTGTCATAAAAACTTGCAAATACTGCCCCAAATTATTGACAAAGTTCTTATTTGCATCGATATCAAACGTACAATCGCGCGTAAAACCCAAATTGCCATTGGCGTTTGTTTGATCCTTTACGGGTACGAATCCTTGTCCGGCCACACTAAAATGCGTGGCGACCTGTG is part of the Alphaproteobacteria bacterium genome and harbors:
- a CDS encoding flagellar hook-basal body complex protein, yielding MLKNGSPLNLNTSIRGADVYSRQFGGLAQDLTAAGAVAGRGSDTFITAFETNGQAGVQSTNIRYLNQVGLPINSQVATHFSVAGQGFVPVKDQTNANGNLGFTRDCTFDIDANKNFVNNLGQYLQVFMTDQNGNPLSPDVSSTTNLVPLNVGTIVSPPAATANISMGLQLPSDIIAAPIGTVKTNSVSMYDSLGAKKNLTFTWTRTDASVTAYNSAQATQSWTLSVQGPAGSTVPAPYQAGMRVEFNAQGQPVMYNTQNGGVAAVAPPNLAIQWGAGSPAANSTIALGLGAVGTSTGIASVGSQFSVNSATADGSSPGSFKRIDFDENGYGTVTFSNNTQVKHCRIPVATFNNINGLGESQPGIFVPTGDSGPCMMYFPKDGGTGALAPGTYEGSSVNATSIYVNMIQVQKQMIGNLKAIESIKKIFDRLDQI